Part of the Cuniculiplasma divulgatum genome, GGTTGTTATCCTTAAGAATCTTCCTGACTGTCTTCTGGTTCACTTCTGTACCAGAATTACGAAGAACTGCCCACACTCTCCTGTATCCGTATGTTGTCCTCTCTGATGCAATGTCCTTGATCCTTTCCTTGATTGATGGATCAAGCCTCTGAATATTCCTCTCTGTAGATTTATAATAATATCCGGATAGTGATATTCCGGATGTCCTTGAGATATTCCTCAAGGACATCTCCTGTTTTAGATCTTCCACAACCATCATTTTATCCTCTTGATCGTTTTTTAAAAGCGTCTATGACCAGTGACTGATCTCCTATGATCTTCTTCAGATCCTCGATCTCCTCATCCCTCGAATCAGAATTCCTTCTCTGAGACAGTGCTGACTTCCCTCCAAGTATGAACTGTTCCTTCCACTTGCTTAACTGAACAGGATATATGCCATGCCTGCGGCATATTTCAGCCTGTGTCACATTCTCGGAAAAGGATTCCATTACGATCTGGAACTTCTCTTCAGCCGAATATTTTGATTTCATGAAAAAACCTTTATGATTTGATAAACTGCTATTTGCATGCTCTCCATGTATCTGTTCTTCTCTATAATATTATTATCATAGTGTTCCAGTTCTATGATGGTGCAGGTCATGAGCTATCAATCTTTTAAGAAAGATAGAAGAAAAAAAGAATAATTCTGGAAGTAATCGGTGAAATTGTTCTATTTTCTTTTGAAGAAGACAAGTTTTAACATTTGTGCGGAAAATAGAGAGGAAATTAGAAAACCTCTAAACTTATCCAAACACACTATTTAATATATTACACCCTAACTACAACGAACCGTTTTATATTGGAAATTAATTGCTAATGCATAGATAAAAGTTTTGGGGGGTTGTGGAAATGAAAGAAGCTCACGCGGCTGATGAGAGAGGGTATGTCATAATGCCTGAAAACCAGAGCATTAACGTAGAAAGATCTGAAGATATTCTGAATTTACTCGGCAAGAAATATTCACTGCTC contains:
- a CDS encoding transposase, producing the protein MKSKYSAEEKFQIVMESFSENVTQAEICRRHGIYPVQLSKWKEQFILGGKSALSQRRNSDSRDEEIEDLKKIIGDQSLVIDAFKKRSRG